GTAATATCACCcgattaaattaacaaattacCCTTCTTTTTACCTTCTTCACTTTTATCTTTAATCAAGGAAAATAATTGCTCATTATCTCTGTTTCCAATTTATGTATTTGACTATTTGTGTAAGAATTATGCAATTAAAGTTGAAATAAGAAAACTTAGCGATGACCATTAGGATTGAAAATATGATATTAATTAAATGCTAATCAAAAATTAATTAGGCAAATCTGAAATTTGGGGTGCCTTCTGAATTAGTGTTGCTAATCACGAATTACCCTATAATTTGAAACTAATGTTAATCACAAAACAAGCCATGTGATGGAGATGTAAATTGTGATGATGTTCTGTGATTGACAAACCCAGCTCTGCCCCATGCGCCATAGTCGAAGACACCTCCACCGCACACCTCTACCTTCGTCCCTTTTAAGCGTGTTCGTGTGCATAATATAACGCGTCCGTTAATTGGTAGtttatgtaaaaccgtcttacacaagAATATGAGCAACTAAGAGCAATAGCAATAGAATAACTCTATATTCTGTTTGGTTCAAAGTGtgggaatggaatggattggtaTGAGAATCCAGGGTGAaatggagttagaaccccataccttTTAACACTTGTTTGGTTCAATTTTGTAATGGATTGTAAATGCCATTCATGGTGTTTGGTTCACATTTGGAATGGATTTCTCAGCAAGCATTGCAGAAAACTATTAAAGGTTCATACAAAGAGCTTCTTGTACATCTATACTTGTTTGTTTATCCATGGTAGGGTCAGTGTGCAAAGCAACATTTTTGACAAATGAAATCAGAATGTTTATAActtctttgtttttgttttttttgaatgAAAATGCTTAAACAGATTAAAGAAGCCAAGAACCGCAGCAGAATAATGTTACCATTCAACTCTAGTTACCTAAGTAATCCAATACTAGCACTACCAATAAATTGACACAATCTATCAGATACTATGATTTAATATTTCAATCCCCAAAAAAACTTAAAACCCCACATACTGACTAAAACTATCAGAGCTGTAAACAATCAGACAAACTCTACTATTCAATCCTGCGAAAATAATTTAATCATGTGCATATTTCAATATTAATTATATAACAACACAATTTTTTAAGGTAATTGTCATACgagtcgtcatacaacccgtaaATATTGTTTAAAGCAATAGACACATGTATTATTGCAACGAATCATGTATACCTATGAACAATCACAAGCAAATTTTTTATAAAAGGAAAAAAATTATTATGAAAGTAGAATATGAAGACTTACGTAGAGTAGAACAACaacaatttgttttttttttctttcttaattttaggttttgtatCCAGGGGGATTGGATTTAGAAACTTGGGGGAGGAGTagagtatgggattccaagggatTGAGGTGGATTGAGAAACCCTTGAGTTTCTAAATCCATTCCAAAAGTGGTCAACCAAACACTTGAATCGATGATAtctattccattccattccaaaccCCCAAACCAAACTCCCCCTAAGTTCTGCTTATGAGTTATGccatactccctctatttttctttatatgactttctcatatttcgagacacacacttctctctttaatatctctcaaattatatgcttaaatatagtgatatgtatactcatataaaagagtttttcataagtaatctaatggtataatttttataattttttaccaaatattttgttgtaaatattaaagtcaaggGCTCGCCTCGAAAaagcaaaacatcatatattaaaAAGTAGATGGAGTAACATATTTTATTAGTTCCAATGTTTAAGAACTTTTACCCACAATAAATAACATTTGTATAAAGttcttaaataaaaaataaaaaataagtcATGGGTATTTCACATTTTTCAAAGTATGTTTATTGGTTCTCAAATTCTCAAGTATGAACAACCAAGTTTTTATTTTGGAACTcaatttttaaaattaaaaacaactttTAACTTATAATAGAAGAACTTTTTATTTTGGGTTCTTAATGATCACTCAAGATTAAGAACCACgattgttattattgttttttttggtctaaaccattcggtaatccgaaccacattgagCCGACTAAttcggatttcggggcgtgtccaatgattacggtatttaaacccctctcaatcgcagttgtgggagatcgatccgcagacctccctatctatcaagcgcagccccatgctaccactacgccaaccaacgattggtacgattgttattattgtaatgaaaatgtaaggtAGTCTACTAAACAATGGTCAACTATTTATGCTGAAAAAAAATGACTATAAAATGTGGAAGCTTGAAGATCACAAGTTCACAACTAAATTATACGgacttcaccaaaaaaaaaaaaaaaaactaaattatACGGAGCACTTGCGGCAGCACGCAGGTGGAATTAGGGGTTTCGAAGGAGTATGGCCGCCATTGTTGTTGCTTCCAGGTGAGAAGATAATATGAATTTGTACGTTTACTCTGAGTATTACTGAAGGATTCCCCCCgtccccaaaccctaaaccctaatttctacttcctccattcaagtccactctaccactttcttttttcacgtttgccaacgcgtgttttacgcgctaaatattattagctacgtatttgcaaaaattataaaagttagatatttttaatgtcttTCGTAAAAGATttaatcaaataagatcccacatgaatatatttccacttacgtatcgagagaaaatcgaaattgaatacacaattGTAAATAGTAtacaaaagtgaaataggtagagtggagttgaatggaggaagtaattcTCTCACATTCAAGCTTCAAAAATGGCAGCAATTCATCTACTTCGTTCACAAATTTCCCTTCTTAATTCTTCCAAATTCAAACTTATTCGCCCTTCAATTAACTCTCTAATCATCCCCAATCAACAACATCTCCGCCCAATTCATTCAATTATCCCCAAATCATCACCCAAAGAACCAGCTTCTGAGTCTAGCCCTGGGGGTTGGCGAACCTTCAGTAATCCTCAGAGTAAACCTACAGATTCAATTAAGAGTGTAGGTCGTAATCGGCAAAACGGGTCGAAGAATCAACACATTCAACAccatcgaaaccctaatttctcccGTCATTTCCGCCCAATTAATTCAATTACCCCCAAATCATCACCCGAAAAACGGGTCGAAGAATCGGGTGAATCTAAACATTCAATTAAGAGCGTAGGTCGTAATGAGGAAGACGGGTCGAAGAATCGGGTGATTAGGAGAGAGAACAGAAGGAATAGTGTAGGTAGTATTGGGGAAGAGGGGTCGAAgaatcaaaaccctaatttttcccgTCATTTTCTGTTGAAGGTGTTGAAGAGAAAGAAGGCAAGCTGTGTAGGTAGTAATGAGGAAGAGGGGTTGAAGAATTGGGTAAGAGAAGGAAGGCAGGGTACCTGTGAATCTCATAATAAATGTGGGACTTTGAATAAGTTTTCGGTGTCGGAAAACGAGACTTCTGAGAATATAATGAAGTTGTCTGGGTTGCCTGAGCAAATGGTTGGGCATAATGCACCGGTTCATCCAATTACCTCCGAATCATCACCCGAAAAACCAGCTTCTGAGCCTAGATGTGGGGGTTGGTCAACCTTCAGTAATGCGCAGAGTAAAGCTACAGATTCAATTAAGAGTGTAGATAGTAATGGGGAAGAGGGGTCGAGGATTCGAGTGAACTTGTCGTCAGTGTCGGAAAACGAGTCTTCTGAGAATAGGATGAGGTCGTCTTCGTTGCCTGAGCATAATGCACCGGTTCATCCAGTTACCCCCAAATCATTTCCCGAATCACCTCTCATCGAAGTCAATGGCGCATCCAAA
The Silene latifolia isolate original U9 population chromosome 11, ASM4854445v1, whole genome shotgun sequence genome window above contains:
- the LOC141610943 gene encoding uncharacterized protein LOC141610943 isoform X3; this encodes MAAIHLLRSQISLLNSSKFKLIRPSINSLIIPNQQHLRPIHSIIPKSSPKEPASESSPGGWRTFSNPQSKPTDSIKSVGRNRQNGSKNQHIQHHRNPNFSRHFRPINSITPKSSPEKRVEESGESKHSIKSVGRNEEDGSKNRVIRRENRRNSVGSIGEEGSKNQNPNFSRHFLLKVLKRKKASCVGSNEEEGLKNWVREGRQGTCESHNKCGTLNKFSVSENETSENIMKLSGLPEQMVGHNAPVHPITSESSPEKPASEPRCGGWSTFSNAQSKATDSIKSVDSNGEEGSRIRVNLSSVSENESSENRMRSSSLPEHNAPVHPVTPKSFPESPLIEVNGASKEPTFEPSPRGWSIFSSPTSNPTNSIKGVGSSAENETSENMMTLCSLPEQMVGHNAPVRLMDVNPGINHMEWRIRLSGLLGLEVNRVLGGGVVPGSLILVGGDPGVGKSTLALQMAALLAESCDVGGAVPVLYVSGEESVKQIRNRADQLSIDTEGLFLYSSTVIEDILEKVQLLSPRALVVDSIQSVYLNEVAGSPGGLMQVKECTSALLRFAKKTNIPVLLIGHVNKNGEIAGPRVLEDIVDVVLYLEGEKHPSHRLLHSVKNRFGSIDELGVFEMSESGLEAVSNPSEMFLSEEHSDSENLVGLAVAVIIDGSLSFLVKVQTWC